From a region of the Streptomyces sp. NBC_01454 genome:
- the crgA gene encoding cell division protein CrgA: MPKSRIRKKDDFTPPPAKTTSLKMNSGRGWVAPLMLAMFLIGLVWIVTFYVSEGDLPIGAMGNWNIVCGFGFIAVGFGVSTQWK, from the coding sequence GTGCCGAAGTCACGGATCCGCAAGAAGGACGACTTCACGCCGCCGCCGGCGAAGACCACCAGCCTGAAGATGAACTCAGGCCGTGGCTGGGTGGCGCCGTTGATGCTGGCCATGTTCCTGATCGGGCTGGTGTGGATCGTGACGTTCTATGTGTCCGAAGGCGATCTGCCGATCGGGGCCATGGGCAACTGGAACATCGTCTGTGGCTTCGGCTTCATCGCGGTGGGCTTCGGCGTATCCACCCAGTGGAAGTAG
- a CDS encoding DUF881 domain-containing protein, which yields MSNSADSPDRPTRSRLRPVRLLTLVVFALAGLLFWLSFDTARGTNLRSDDSMLRLSDLIQERSHKNGTQDESNAALRAEVDSLAQRDNGSSKAEEAKLKALEKNAGTKPVKGQGVTVTLTDAPPNATAKIPGIPEPQPNDLVIHQQDLQAVVNALWHGGAKGIKVMDQRLISTSAVRCVGNTLILQGRVYSPPYKITAVGDREALTNALTASPAIQNYLQYVNAYGLGWKVDQHEAMTLPGYSGTVDLHYAQPVKP from the coding sequence TTGAGCAATTCCGCTGACTCCCCCGACCGCCCCACCCGGTCACGCCTGCGGCCCGTGCGCCTCCTCACTCTCGTCGTCTTCGCGCTCGCCGGGCTGCTGTTCTGGCTCAGCTTCGACACCGCGCGCGGCACGAATCTGCGCTCGGACGACTCGATGCTGCGGCTGTCCGACCTCATCCAGGAACGCAGCCACAAGAACGGCACCCAGGACGAGAGCAATGCCGCGCTGCGCGCCGAGGTCGACTCCCTCGCCCAGCGTGACAACGGCAGCTCCAAGGCCGAGGAGGCCAAGCTCAAGGCGCTGGAGAAGAACGCCGGCACCAAGCCGGTCAAGGGCCAGGGCGTGACGGTCACGCTCACCGATGCCCCGCCGAACGCCACCGCCAAGATCCCCGGCATCCCCGAGCCGCAGCCCAACGACCTGGTCATCCACCAGCAGGATCTGCAGGCCGTCGTGAACGCCCTGTGGCACGGCGGCGCCAAGGGCATCAAGGTCATGGACCAGCGGCTGATCTCCACCAGCGCGGTGCGCTGCGTCGGCAACACCCTGATCCTCCAGGGCCGGGTCTACTCCCCGCCGTACAAGATCACCGCCGTCGGTGACCGCGAGGCCCTCACCAACGCCCTGACCGCCTCCCCCGCCATCCAGAACTACCTCCAGTACGTGAACGCCTACGGCCTCGGCTGGAAAGTCGACCAGCACGAGGCGATGACTCTTCCCGGCTACTCCGGCACAGTGGATCTCCACTACGCACAGCCTGTGAAGCCGTAG